The Terriglobia bacterium genomic interval CGGGCACCGTGAGCAGGAAGGCTCCGCCGGGCCGGAGCACCCGACGGATCTCCCGGAGCGCCTTCTCGTCGTCTTCGACGTGCTCGAGATTGTCCAGCGCGACTACGCAGTCCATCGATTCCGACGCGATCGGCAACGCCATCGAGTCCCCAGAAAAGACACGCGCCGCTCCGCGCGTACGCGCGAAGACGAGCGCATCGAGCGAAAAATCCATGCCGAGCGTGACACCCCAGCGCCCGAGCCGGCGCAACGTGTTTCCGGGCCCGCAACCGAGGTCGAGGATGCGAAGAGGGCGGGGGCCCGCGTCCGTTTTGAGGCGTGTGAGGTACGGCGTGAGCGCCCGCTCCACCAAGTCGTTCTGGCCGGCCAACCAGAAATAGGTCTCTCCGAGATCGAAGAAGCGCTCCTGTTTGTTCAGTTCCTCCTTCACGGACGCTCGACTTCTCGGATCGGAGGGGCATCCAGCCGCGTCTTGCCGAGGACGTTGGCGACCACGTAGGGCGGGCGCTGGCGAACCTCGTCGTAGATGCGGCCCACGTACTCGCCCAGGATGCCCACGCAGATCAGTTGGACGCCACCAAGGAAGAGCACTGCTACGATGAGAGAGGTCCAGCCGACTAACGGGATACCGTGCACGACCTTCAGGACTATGAGCAGGATCGCGAGCAGCAGGGCGGCGACGGACACGGCCGCGCCGAACAGTGACGCCATCTGCAGAGGCCTGTAGGAAAATCCGATGAAACCGTCTAGCGCCAGGCGAACCAGCTTCCAGTACGTGTACTTCGGCTCACCGGCGAACCGCTTTCCCCGGATCTGCGTGACGCCCGTCTGGCGGAATCCCGCCCAGCTGCGCATCCCGCGGACAAAGCGCGTGCGCTCGGGCATCGCGTTGATTACGTCCACCACCCGCCGGTCCATCATAGAAAAGTCGCCGCTGTCGAGCGGGACCGCGATGTGGCTAATCCGGTGGAGCAGCCGGTAGAAGATCGCATAGCCAAACCGCTTGAGCAGCGATGCCGAGCGGCGCTCCCTTACAGCGTAGATGACCTCGTAGCCCTCGCGCCAGCGTGCGATGAACGTCGGCAGCATTTCTGGGGAGTCCTGGAGGTCGCCGTCCATCACCACCACCGCATCGCCAGACGCGGCTCGCAGGCCCGCTGAAATCGCTGCCTGATGCCCGAAGTTCCGGGCGAGGCGCACGGACTTCACATGAGGGTGGCGGTTG includes:
- a CDS encoding class I SAM-dependent methyltransferase, with product MKEELNKQERFFDLGETYFWLAGQNDLVERALTPYLTRLKTDAGPRPLRILDLGCGPGNTLRRLGRWGVTLGMDFSLDALVFARTRGAARVFSGDSMALPIASESMDCVVALDNLEHVEDDEKALREIRRVLRPGGAFLLTVPAFMTLWRNHDIMYGHFRRYSKREFAKRVQLAGLVIEEHRFFKCLFFPPLLVLAKAERLLSRVVPPRDNFYTVPKWLNRLMRSEILWEDRTGLTRVLPFGVSLICVGSR
- a CDS encoding glycosyltransferase family 2 protein produces the protein MLLSVVIPVLNEERNVPELYRRIGRVLESQDLDVEIVFVDDGSTDRTPDILRDLHNRHPHVKSVRLARNFGHQAAISAGLRAASGDAVVVMDGDLQDSPEMLPTFIARWREGYEVIYAVRERRSASLLKRFGYAIFYRLLHRISHIAVPLDSGDFSMMDRRVVDVINAMPERTRFVRGMRSWAGFRQTGVTQIRGKRFAGEPKYTYWKLVRLALDGFIGFSYRPLQMASLFGAAVSVAALLLAILLIVLKVVHGIPLVGWTSLIVAVLFLGGVQLICVGILGEYVGRIYDEVRQRPPYVVANVLGKTRLDAPPIREVERP